One Amorphoplanes digitatis genomic window carries:
- a CDS encoding uroporphyrinogen-III synthase, which translates to MITASALAAPTASLSGYTIGVTSDRRRDELAALLESRGARVVIAPALRIVPIADDAVLRAATRACLETPPDIVLVNTGIGMRGWLEAAEGWGLAEPLRAVLSRAYLVARGPKARAATRSAGLHDQWSPEGESYAEVVEHLAARGIAGMTVAMQLHGESQPEYTEALEAAKARVIEVPVYRWAAPLDPAPLHRLVDLIAGRLVDAVTFTSAPAVTALLSAAGPSTDTLLDALRGDILTACVGPVTAAPLRRHDIPVVTPARARLSALVRTIVDELPKRAIRLEVAGHTLVLRGHAAIVDGDLRPLAPAPMAVLRALAAMPGRVLSRAALLRALPRGADEHAVEMAVARLRAGLGAPGVIQTVVKRGYRLPA; encoded by the coding sequence GTGATCACGGCATCGGCGCTGGCGGCGCCGACGGCCTCGTTGTCCGGATACACGATCGGCGTGACATCCGACCGCCGGCGCGACGAGCTGGCGGCGCTGTTGGAGAGCCGCGGCGCGCGCGTGGTCATCGCACCGGCGCTGCGCATAGTCCCGATCGCGGACGACGCCGTGCTGCGGGCGGCGACCCGGGCCTGCCTGGAGACGCCCCCGGACATCGTGCTTGTCAACACGGGGATCGGCATGCGCGGCTGGCTGGAGGCCGCGGAGGGCTGGGGCCTGGCTGAGCCGCTGCGGGCGGTGCTCTCCCGGGCATATCTGGTGGCGAGGGGCCCGAAGGCCCGCGCGGCGACCAGATCGGCCGGCCTGCACGACCAGTGGTCGCCGGAGGGCGAGAGCTATGCGGAGGTGGTCGAGCACCTCGCGGCCCGCGGCATCGCCGGCATGACGGTGGCGATGCAGCTGCACGGCGAGAGCCAGCCGGAGTACACGGAGGCGCTGGAGGCGGCCAAGGCCCGGGTGATCGAGGTACCGGTGTACCGGTGGGCGGCCCCGCTGGACCCGGCGCCCCTGCACCGCCTAGTGGACCTGATCGCGGGCCGCCTCGTGGACGCCGTGACGTTCACCTCGGCCCCGGCGGTCACCGCGCTGCTGAGCGCGGCGGGCCCGAGCACGGACACGCTGCTGGACGCCCTTCGCGGCGACATTCTGACGGCCTGCGTCGGCCCGGTGACGGCGGCGCCGCTGCGCCGCCACGACATCCCGGTGGTGACGCCGGCCCGGGCCCGGCTGAGCGCGCTGGTCCGGACAATCGTCGACGAACTGCCCAAGAGGGCGATAAGGCTTGAGGTGGCGGGTCACACCCTCGTGCTGCGCGGCCACGCGGCGATCGTGGACGGCGACCTGAGGCCGCTGGCGCCGGCACCGATGGCGGTTCTGCGGGCGCTGGCCGCGATGCCGGGCCGGGTGCTGTCCCGGGCGGCCCTGCTCCGGGCCCTGCCCCGGGGGGCCGACGAACACGCGGTGGAGATGGCGGTGGCCCGGCTCCGGGCCGGCCTGGGAGCGCCTGGCGTGATCCAGACGGTCGTGAAACGCGGCTACCGGCTGCCCGCCTGA
- a CDS encoding GTP-binding protein, translating into MDFASSERAGAQPKEITSAKIVVAGGFGVGKTTLVGAVSEIEPLTTEAVMTSAGQGIDDASKVPGKETTTVAMDFGRITMAEDLILYLFGTPGQTRFWFMWDELIRGAVGAAVLVDTRRISDAFAPLDYFENRHLPYLVALNCFDGAPRYEPEEVREALAIAPHVPLIMCDARHRDSVKTVLVGVVEHAMATLVAEQGRGFPATVG; encoded by the coding sequence GTGGACTTCGCAAGCTCTGAGCGGGCGGGGGCGCAACCCAAGGAGATCACCTCCGCGAAGATCGTCGTAGCCGGCGGTTTCGGCGTAGGCAAGACGACCCTTGTCGGCGCGGTCTCCGAGATCGAGCCCCTGACCACCGAGGCCGTGATGACCTCTGCTGGTCAGGGCATCGATGACGCGTCCAAGGTGCCCGGCAAGGAGACCACAACGGTCGCCATGGACTTCGGCCGCATAACGATGGCCGAGGACCTGATCCTCTACCTCTTCGGCACGCCCGGCCAGACCCGGTTCTGGTTCATGTGGGACGAGCTGATCAGGGGCGCGGTCGGTGCGGCCGTCCTGGTGGACACCCGGCGCATCTCCGACGCCTTCGCGCCGCTGGACTATTTCGAGAACCGGCACCTGCCGTACCTGGTGGCGCTGAACTGCTTCGACGGCGCTCCCCGGTACGAACCGGAAGAGGTCCGCGAGGCCCTGGCCATCGCGCCGCACGTCCCACTGATCATGTGCGACGCGCGGCACCGGGACTCGGTGAAGACGGTACTGGTCGGGGTGGTCGAGCACGCGATGGCGACCCTCGTGGCCGAGCAGGGCAGAGGATTCCCGGCGACCGTCGGCTGA
- a CDS encoding DUF742 domain-containing protein — protein MGEPHDPRGNLVRPYAVTRGRTEPRRDIPIEAVLVASQPAVQEARFAGHDKYRIAVLCEPRAQSLAEIAAYSRLALGVARVLVADMVADGLLTLHSAAPKQGFTERMDLLERVLSGLRKL, from the coding sequence ATGGGAGAGCCGCATGATCCCAGGGGCAACCTGGTCCGTCCATATGCGGTCACCCGGGGCCGGACGGAGCCGAGGCGCGACATTCCCATCGAGGCGGTGCTGGTCGCCAGCCAGCCCGCCGTTCAGGAGGCCCGGTTCGCCGGGCATGACAAATACCGCATCGCCGTGCTGTGCGAGCCGCGGGCGCAGTCGCTGGCCGAGATCGCGGCCTACAGCAGGCTCGCGCTCGGTGTGGCCCGGGTTCTTGTCGCCGACATGGTCGCCGACGGGCTTTTGACGCTGCACAGTGCCGCTCCCAAACAAGGCTTCACGGAGCGGATGGATCTGCTGGAAAGGGTGTTGAGTGGACTTCGCAAGCTCTGA
- a CDS encoding roadblock/LC7 domain-containing protein: MTRPPTMQDMGWLLSNFADSVAGIAHVVAVSADGLLLASSRDLPADRADQLAAITSGVVSLTDGASRMFNAGEVQQTIIEMDSGYLFLMSISDGSSMAVLAARSCDVGQVGYEMALLVERVGAALVPAPREAVAHQV; encoded by the coding sequence GTGACCAGGCCCCCCACCATGCAGGACATGGGCTGGCTGCTCAGCAACTTCGCCGACAGCGTGGCAGGCATCGCGCACGTCGTCGCGGTCTCGGCGGACGGCCTGCTGCTGGCCTCGTCCCGGGACCTGCCGGCCGACCGCGCCGATCAGCTCGCCGCGATCACGTCGGGCGTCGTCAGCCTCACTGACGGCGCCTCGCGCATGTTCAACGCCGGCGAGGTGCAGCAGACCATCATCGAGATGGACAGCGGATACCTCTTCCTGATGTCCATCAGCGACGGATCGTCGATGGCGGTGCTCGCGGCGCGCAGCTGCGACGTCGGTCAGGTCGGCTACGAAATGGCTCTGCTGGTCGAGCGGGTCGGCGCCGCCCTGGTGCCCGCACCCCGTGAAGCCGTCGCGCACCAGGTCTGA